A region from the Brassica napus cultivar Da-Ae chromosome C8, Da-Ae, whole genome shotgun sequence genome encodes:
- the LOC106436690 gene encoding reticulon-like protein B17, whose product METTPPPYHRPSSAKSASRLARVNDSKEEEKEEAPPNLCLDLVCQLSPKSNDTPTPCPPPPLPRASSSPSPLRRSKTRLDDRLQMEASEDAAAAALVVRKQGKAKGGQKSLLASPRNPRRSRRRSEAVAESVIEEAPKPRKRKPNVARTKKEQKQTSSSSSHLPNDASCQSDLNRVGEIISDLVMWRDVAKSTLWFGFGCLSFLSSCFAKGLNFSLFSAVSNLGLVLLCGSFLSNTLSQRNKEYAKREFHVSEDDVLRLARRFLPAANLIISKTSVLFSGEPSMTLKVTPFLLIGAEYGHLITLWRLSAFGFFLSFTVPKLYSCYTHQISQKVERVKTRIGEAWQVCSHKKILAGSAVTAFWNLTSIRTRIFAVFIILVIFRYRRQNLVQLNPDEVVPVENEKPEEETLPQEEETQQPQEEQALAMVVAETQGSKKL is encoded by the exons ATGGAGACGACGCCTCCTCCTTACCACCGCCCGTCGAGCGCCAAATCAGCCTCGCGTCTCGCTCGTGTCAACGATtcgaaagaagaagaaaaagaagaagctccACCCAATCTCTGTCTTGATTTGGTTTGTCAGTTGTCTCCGAAGAGCAACGATACTCCTACTCCTtgcccaccaccaccactcccaagagcctcttcttctccttccccTCTCCGCAGATCCAAGACCCGTTTAGACGATCGGCTCCAAATGGAGGCCTCTGAggatgctgctgctgctgcgtTGGTGGTTCGCAAGCAGGGGAAGGCGAAAGGAGGGCAAAAGAGTCTTTTGGCTTCTCCCAGGAATCCACGCAGATCCAGGCGAAGGTCGGAGGCTGTGGCGGAGAGTGTGATCGAAGAAGCCCCAAAGCCTAGAAAACGTAAGCCCAACGTCGCTCGCACTAAGAAGGAACAAAAGCAaacttcttcgtcttcttcgcaTCTTCCAA ATGACGCTTCTTGTCAAAGCGATCTGAACCGGGTTGGAGAGATTATCAGCGATTTGGTTATGTGGAGGGATGTTGCCAAGTCGACACTCTGGTTCGGTTTTGGATgtctttctttcctttcttcttgCTTTGCCAAAGGACTCAACTTTAG CCTTTTCTCGGCGGTTTCCAATCTCGGGCTTGTGTTACTTTGCGGCTCCTTCTTGTCAAACACTCTTTCTCAAAG GAATAAGGAATACGCCAAGAGAGAGTTCCATGTGAGTGAAGATGATGTCTTGCGCTTAGCCAGACGATTCCTTCCCGCTGCCAACTTGATCATTTCAAAGACCAGTGTGCTTTTTTCAGGAGAACCATCCATGACACTCAAA GTAACACCATTTCTGCTAATTGGTGCTGAGTATGGCCACCTCATTACACTCTGGAGACTATCCGCATTTG GTTTCTTCCTCAGCTTCACCGTCCCAAAGCTCTATTCGTGTTACACCCATCAAATTAGCCAAaaag TTGAAAGAGTGAAAACGAGAATAGGCGAAGCATGGCAAGTGTGCTCACACAAGAAGATCTTGGCTGGCTCTGCGGTGACAGCCTTCTGGAACTTGACAAGCATTAGAACCCGGATTTTTGCAG TGTTTATCATCCTAGTGATATTTCGGTATAGGAGACAGAATCTAGTACAGCTAAATCCGGATGAAGTTGTTCCTGTTGAGAATGAGAAGCCAGAAGAAGAAACACTTCCACAGGAGGAAGAGACGCAGCAGCCACAAGAAGAGCAAGCCTTAGCTATGGTGGTTGCAGAAACCCAAGGATCAAAGAAACTATGA
- the LOC106436689 gene encoding protein NUCLEAR FUSION DEFECTIVE 6, mitochondrial isoform X1, with protein sequence MATSAVASGARSMLRAASSRGRFASQAKSVPPMFRATARRSSLLSPLRNPVEMSFCMESMLPYHTATASALMTSMLSTSAHSYAWLSHACIEDF encoded by the exons ATGGCCACCTCCGCCGTCGCCTCGGGTGCCAGATCGATGCTTCGAGCAGCTTCCTCTCGGGGCCGGTTCGCCTCTCAAGCGAAATCCGTCCCTCCCATGTTTAGAGCCACCGCTAGAAGAAGCTCACTGCTTTCACCTCTCCG GAATCCAGTGGAAATGAGCTTCTGTATGGAGTCAATGTTACCCTACCACACTGCCACAGCTTCTGCGCTTATGACTTCAATGCTTTCCACCTCTGCGCATAGCTACGCCTGGCTCTCTCACG CTTGCATAGAGGACTTTTGA
- the LOC106436689 gene encoding protein NUCLEAR FUSION DEFECTIVE 6, mitochondrial isoform X2, with translation MATSAVASGARSMLRAASSRGRFASQAKSVPPMFRATARRSSLLSPLRNPVEMSFCMESMLPYHTATASALMTSMLSTSAHSYAWLSHACNDDV, from the exons ATGGCCACCTCCGCCGTCGCCTCGGGTGCCAGATCGATGCTTCGAGCAGCTTCCTCTCGGGGCCGGTTCGCCTCTCAAGCGAAATCCGTCCCTCCCATGTTTAGAGCCACCGCTAGAAGAAGCTCACTGCTTTCACCTCTCCG GAATCCAGTGGAAATGAGCTTCTGTATGGAGTCAATGTTACCCTACCACACTGCCACAGCTTCTGCGCTTATGACTTCAATGCTTTCCACCTCTGCGCATAGCTACGCCTGGCTCTCTCACG CTTGCAATGATGATGTGTGA